The sequence below is a genomic window from Nitrospirota bacterium.
ACATGTAACTGCTGTTTGCTATATTTAACAATCCAAGAATTTTGCTAAATATTACAATGAATATAATCTTTCAGGTAAGGGGGTGGATAATATATGTTGGGGGTAAAGGTAAAAGACAATGAATCCTTTGAAAGCGTCCTCCGCCGGTTCAAAAAACAGTGTGAAAAGTCAGGGATACTCTCTGAAA
It includes:
- a CDS encoding 30S ribosomal protein S21 codes for the protein MLGVKVKDNESFESVLRRFKKQCEKSGILSEMRKREHYEKPSVRRKRKALAAKKKAAKRQKV